A single region of the Sorghum bicolor cultivar BTx623 chromosome 9, Sorghum_bicolor_NCBIv3, whole genome shotgun sequence genome encodes:
- the LOC8077673 gene encoding scarecrow-like protein 3 codes for MAPGNLDNKGKGKAVLNDDDDISAPTMPVEAIGSSGGQPARSSAQAIPPAAAMAAPPLIHRGSQSQQLDKSLIVLIKCVMQQCVTGMEAANTEAANSALVALSSASSLDGDPIQRLTSAFAEALARRALALLQGLSWSVQGQLRTPPSPAYAGVARQWFHSLNPLLRGASLAANHGIVRAVEGEQVVHVVDLGGANPRQWIELLRLLAGRPGGAPSSLRLTIVSEHAFFLSCATELLTAEAARLHLSLAVHTVQAHIDNFSATVLASLGVQRGPALVLSSTLQLHRLIADTAVVRHADREHETMTRADVLLRLLRDLSPKVLVLTEQEADHNNGEGRGAGALWDRVNNAFDYYAVLFNELEVSGVPRGSLDRAVVERLHLREEIMDIVARDGAARRERHEKMQRWVPRMAAAGFQPVPVTMDGFREATRLDRRRSTSDADRQRPLYRVTAVKEMGCFYVHSCSAPMFSVSFWQPAPPRDDQQ; via the coding sequence ATGGCTCCGGGAAATCTGGATAACAAGGGCAAGGGCAAGGCTGTGctgaatgatgatgatgatatctCTGCGCCAACAATGCCGGTGGAGGCGATTGGCTCCTCAGGAGGACAGCCAGCGAGGTCGTCGGCTCAGGCCATTCCTCCAGCTGCGGCGATGGCAGCGCCGCCGTTGATCCATCGTGGATCCCAGTCCCAGCAACTTGACAAGAGCCTCATCGTCCTCATCAAATGCGTCATGCAGCAGTGCGTGACGGGGATGGAGGCAGCGAACACCGAGGCGGCGAACAGTGCTCTGGTCGCCCTGTCGTCCGCCTCATCCCTCGACGGCGACCCCATCCAGCGCCTGACGTCCGCCTTCGCCGAGGCGCTCGCACGGCGCGCGCTAGCGTTGCTGCAGGGCCTGTCCTGGTCGGTCCAGGGGCAGCTCCGCACGCCTCCGTCGCCGGCGTACGCCGGCGTGGCGCGCCAGTGGTTCCACTCGCTGAACCCGCTCCTCCGCGGCGCCAGCTTGGCCGCCAACCACGGCATCGTCAGGGCGGTGGAGGGCGAGCAGGTGGTGCACGTCGTGGACCTCGGCGGCGCCAACCCAAGGCAGTGGATCGAGCTGCTCCGCCTCCTCGCGGGGCGCCCCGGCGGCGCGCCGTCGTCGCTGCGCCTGACCATCGTCAGCGAGCACGCCTTCTTCCTGAGCTGCGCCACCGAGCTGCTCACCGCGGAGGCCGCGCGCCTGCACCTCTCCTTGGCGGTCCACACGGTGCAAGCCCACATCGACAACTTCTCGGCGACCGTGCTCGCGTCCCTCGGCGTGCAGCGCGGGCCGGCGCTGGTGCTGTCGTCGACGCTGCAGCTCCACCGCCTGATCGCCGACACGGCCGTCGTCAGGCACGCGGACCGGGAGCACGAGACGATGACCAGGGCGGACGTGCTCCTCCGCCTGCTCCGGGACCTGTCCCCGAAGGTGCTGGTGCTGACGGAGCAGGAGGCGGACCACAACAACGGCGAGGGGCGCGGCGCGGGGGCGCTCTGGGACCGCGTCAACAACGCCTTCGACTACTACGCGGTGCTGTTCAACGAGCTGGAGGTCTCCGGCGTGCCGCGCGGGTCGCTGGACCGCGCCGTCGTGGAGCGGCTGCACCTCCGGGAGGAGATCATGGACATCGTCGCCCGtgacggcgcggcgcggcgggagCGGCACGAGAAGATGCAGCGCTGGGTGCCGCGGATGGCAGCGGCTGGGTTCCAGCCCGTGCCGGTGACCATGGACGGGTTCAGGGAGGCGACGAGGCTAGACCGCCGGCGGTCGACGTCGGACGCTGACAGGCAAAGGCCGCTGTATCGGGTGACCGCGGTGAAGGAGATGGGGTGCTTCTACGTGCACTCGTGCTCGGCCCCTATGTTCTCGGTTTCGTTTTGGCAGCCGGCGCCGCCCCGCGACGATCAGCAGTGA
- the LOC8077674 gene encoding uncharacterized protein LOC8077674, protein MELSPAGRWADLPEDIALAVASRLQEADVCALGGCSRSWRGACDADCIWERLFRCRWPAASAEASASASRVQGWKALYISQHRRMAFAISNVIEFVGSSINDGSLESEYYLKAIADLALIPDIGFLDVQFFLFSRNCSAIINLIGLHYSIASLHVLPTEVSKALQAHRVSERVVCVNLLKLGRWFYGFRLPDEYESRKISLGELTMAEGAEILAILNRGAVHEVFRLRISLVNVDK, encoded by the exons ATGGAGCTCTCGCCGGCGGGGAGGTGGGCCGACCTCCCCGAGGACATCGCCCTAGCCGTCGCCTCCCGCCTCCAG GAGGCCGATGTGTGCGCGCTCGGCGGCTGCTCGCGCTCCTGGCGCGGAGCCTGCGACGCCGACTGCATCTGGGAGCGCCTCTTCCGCTGCCGCTGGCCAGCCGCCTCGGCGGAGGCGTCTGCGTCGGCGTCCCGTGTGCAG GGATGGAAAGCTCTCTACATCAGCCAACACAGAAgaatggcttttgcaatatctAATGTGATTGAATTTGTGGGAAGCAGCATAAATGATGGGTCACTTGAATCCGAATACTATCTGAAAGCTATTGCTGATTTGGCCTTGATACCTGATATAGGATTTCTGGATGTCCAGTTTTTCTTGTTTTCAAGAAATTGTAGTGCGATAATAAACCTAATTGGACTGCACTACTCGATCGCATCTTTGCATGTGCTG ccAACTGAAGTCAGTAAAGCACTCCAAGCTCACCGCGTATCAGAAAGAGTagtttgtgtgaacttgctcaagCTTGGTAGGTGGTTCTATGGTTTCCGGTTGCCTGACGAATATGAGTCCCGCAAAATCTCACTAGGTGAGCTCACCATGGCTGAGGGAGCAGAGATTCTTGCCATTCTTAACCGTGGAGCTGTTCACGAGGTATTTCGTCTCCGGATCAGTTTGGTGAACGTAGATAAGTGA